The following proteins come from a genomic window of Terriglobia bacterium:
- the cydB gene encoding cytochrome d ubiquinol oxidase subunit II: METLWFVLIGLMLIAYVVLDGFDIGAGIVQPLVAKTERERALVLRSIGPVWDGNEVWLIATGGALYFAFPLLYASSFSGFYLPLIIVLWLLMLRGVGIELRSHVDHDMWRSFFDFVFSAASLLLALFFGAAIGNVVRGVPLNSDGYFFEALWSDFRTGPQPGILDWYTVLTGILGMVTLGIHGANWVALKTDGAVNQRAGRVARNGLWLLALLTVLSLGATIHVRPEVLDNFRARAWGWVIPTGVTVSLIGIRYFRTHGRDLAAFLCSSGYIASMLGGAAFALYPNVLPASTGPTYNLTIYNSQTGGYSLRVGLAWWLAGMALAIAYFVFLYRFFQGKAVLEEK, from the coding sequence ATGGAAACGTTGTGGTTCGTCCTCATCGGGCTCATGCTGATTGCTTATGTTGTGCTGGACGGTTTTGATATCGGCGCCGGAATCGTGCAGCCTCTGGTCGCAAAAACCGAGCGGGAGCGGGCGCTGGTCCTGCGAAGCATCGGCCCCGTGTGGGATGGTAATGAGGTCTGGCTGATCGCCACCGGCGGGGCCCTCTACTTCGCTTTTCCGCTGCTTTACGCTTCGAGTTTCAGCGGCTTCTATCTTCCGCTGATCATTGTGTTATGGCTGCTGATGCTCCGCGGCGTCGGGATCGAATTGCGCTCGCATGTGGATCACGACATGTGGCGGTCGTTTTTCGATTTTGTCTTCAGCGCTGCGAGCCTGCTGCTGGCGCTGTTCTTCGGCGCCGCTATCGGCAATGTCGTTCGCGGCGTGCCGCTCAACAGTGACGGATACTTCTTCGAGGCTCTGTGGAGCGACTTTCGGACCGGACCTCAGCCGGGCATTCTCGACTGGTACACGGTGCTCACCGGAATTCTCGGGATGGTGACGCTGGGAATTCACGGCGCGAACTGGGTCGCCCTGAAGACCGACGGAGCCGTCAATCAACGCGCCGGACGCGTTGCGCGCAACGGGCTGTGGCTGCTCGCCCTGTTAACGGTGCTGAGCCTGGGCGCGACGATCCACGTGCGTCCGGAAGTCCTCGACAATTTCCGCGCCCGCGCGTGGGGTTGGGTGATTCCAACCGGTGTGACGGTTTCGCTGATCGGAATCCGGTATTTCCGGACGCATGGCCGTGATCTGGCGGCGTTCCTCTGTTCGAGCGGATACATCGCATCGATGCTCGGCGGCGCAGCATTCGCACTGTATCCGAACGTGCTGCCGGCAAGTACGGGACCGACATATAACCTCACGATCTATAACTCGCAAACGGGCGGGTACAGCCTTCGTGTCGGTTTGGCATGGTGGCTGGCCGGCATGGCCCTCGCTATTGCTTACTTTGTCTTCCTATACCGTTTCTTCCAAGGTAAGGCGGTTCTCGAGGAGAAATGA
- a CDS encoding cytochrome ubiquinol oxidase subunit I, with protein MEDALLVDRLHFGFTITFHYLFPQLTMGLAPLIVILKTLGLWKKDERYNRSARFWAKIFAINFLLGVITGIPMEFQFGTNWARFARYSGGVIATSLAMEGVFAFFLESSFLGLFLYGERRIGPKWHWFAGFMVFLGSWLSGYFIIVTDAWMQHPVGFEVASDGTAHLNSFQALLTNPWAFWQYIHNMSGALITGAFVMASVGAFYVLSRRQTEHGQVFLQLGVIAALIASVFQLFPSGDGQGKMVTDHQPVTLAAMEGQFNTEAGAPIVILGQPNVGERKLDNPLIVPKMLSFLTYRHWQAVVRGLNDFPQEQWPDNIPLLYFSYHIMVGLGTIFILITFAAALLLWQRKLFTARWMLWILMLSFPFPFIANTAGWMVAELGRQPWLVYGLMRTSQGISPMVSSGNAWFTLLGFMGMYTVLGILFLFLVWREIEHGLEFMGSDA; from the coding sequence GTGGAAGACGCGCTGCTCGTAGACAGACTGCACTTCGGTTTCACGATCACCTTCCATTACCTGTTTCCCCAACTCACGATGGGGCTTGCGCCTCTCATTGTGATTCTCAAGACGCTTGGGCTGTGGAAAAAAGACGAGCGCTACAACCGCTCGGCGCGCTTCTGGGCGAAAATCTTCGCAATCAATTTCCTGCTGGGCGTCATTACGGGCATCCCGATGGAGTTTCAGTTCGGCACCAACTGGGCAAGGTTCGCCCGCTATTCGGGCGGCGTGATCGCGACTTCGCTTGCGATGGAAGGGGTTTTCGCTTTCTTCCTGGAATCCTCCTTCCTGGGCTTATTTCTCTACGGCGAACGGCGGATCGGTCCAAAATGGCACTGGTTCGCCGGTTTCATGGTGTTCCTGGGTTCGTGGTTGTCCGGTTACTTCATCATCGTGACCGACGCCTGGATGCAACATCCGGTGGGATTCGAGGTCGCAAGCGATGGGACCGCCCACTTGAACAGCTTCCAGGCACTGCTGACGAATCCGTGGGCATTCTGGCAGTACATCCACAACATGAGCGGCGCTCTCATCACCGGAGCTTTCGTCATGGCTTCAGTCGGCGCTTTCTATGTTTTATCGCGCCGGCAGACCGAACATGGACAGGTGTTCCTGCAGCTCGGTGTGATCGCGGCCTTGATCGCCTCCGTTTTTCAATTGTTCCCGTCCGGCGACGGGCAGGGAAAGATGGTCACGGATCACCAGCCGGTGACGCTCGCGGCGATGGAAGGACAGTTCAATACGGAAGCCGGCGCGCCGATTGTCATCCTCGGACAACCGAACGTCGGGGAACGTAAGCTGGATAATCCGCTGATTGTCCCGAAGATGCTGAGTTTCCTGACGTACCGGCACTGGCAGGCGGTGGTCAGGGGCTTGAACGATTTTCCGCAGGAGCAATGGCCGGACAACATCCCACTGTTGTATTTCAGCTACCACATCATGGTCGGCCTGGGCACGATCTTCATCCTCATTACTTTTGCCGCGGCACTGCTGCTGTGGCAAAGAAAACTGTTCACCGCCAGATGGATGCTATGGATTCTGATGCTGAGTTTCCCGTTTCCGTTCATCGCCAATACGGCAGGATGGATGGTGGCCGAACTCGGGCGCCAGCCCTGGCTGGTCTACGGCCTGATGCGGACGTCGCAAGGCATCTCACCGATGGTTTCCTCCGGCAATGCCTGGTTCACGCTGCTCGGCTTTATGGGGATGTACACGGTGCTCGGCATTCTGTTCCTTTTCCTGGTCTGGCGTGAGATCGAACACGGTCTGGAATTCATGGGGAGCGATGCCTGA
- a CDS encoding DUF6152 family protein, whose amino-acid sequence MEKILMVAALGMLTALLPSAASAHHATAAQYDVSATLTLKGVITRLEWSNPHIHVYFDVKNEDGGSDNWVIEFPAPGATIVAGLSRRLLAPGTTLSFDAYPAKPSADRSKNQHSACAKSIMLPDGSRLTFVVGI is encoded by the coding sequence TTGGAAAAAATCCTTATGGTGGCGGCGCTGGGAATGCTCACAGCGCTGTTGCCGTCTGCCGCGTCGGCTCACCACGCGACCGCCGCGCAGTACGATGTTTCGGCCACGCTGACGTTGAAAGGCGTCATCACGCGCCTCGAATGGAGCAATCCGCACATTCATGTATATTTCGATGTGAAGAACGAAGACGGCGGTTCGGATAATTGGGTGATTGAATTCCCAGCACCTGGCGCCACGATCGTCGCGGGCTTGTCGAGACGGTTGCTTGCCCCGGGTACGACGCTGTCCTTCGACGCCTATCCTGCCAAGCCCTCGGCCGATCGTTCTAAAAATCAGCATTCCGCCTGCGCGAAATCCATCATGCTCCCCGACGGGAGCCGGTTGACGTTTGTGGTAGGGATTTAG